Genomic DNA from Caldicellulosiruptor hydrothermalis 108:
TATAAAATTTTTGTTTTTTGCAATTAAATCAAAATTTATTTCAATAGGAATTGGGGGCACAACAAGCAACTTTTGATCTTTTTCGTACATATACCCAGATGGATAACCAAAAAGAGCACCTGCAACATATCCCAGATAAGTCATGTATTTGTAGCCACCAATTGGTGCAAAAAAAGTTGTTTCTTTTGAACCCTTTAATAGTTCTTTTGCAACAACTTGCATAAAATTCCCCAAGGACCTTTGCAATTTCACTTCATTTGAGACATCCACATCTTCTACCTCTGCCATAAAAACTGTTGAACCTTCAAAAATAAGTTCTATTACTTTTTTATTAATTAGCGCAGCCATAATGCCATCTGGAGTATCAGAATGTATAATCGAAACACTAAATTTGTCATCCAATAATTCTTTTTCTTTTAGACCATTTAGCATTGAAAATTCAGCACTTACTTGATTGGGTTTTTCTTTGACCAATCTTTGTATTTCTTCATCTGTTATTTCTTTTTCTTTACATATCTCAGTCAAAACTTTGTTCAAATCCTGACCCTTGTATGAGTTTTTATTTTCATAGAATTCTTTAAAATATTCATAAAAAACATTGCTCTTTTTTTCACTTGAGAAAAATACTGAAATTCCACCTGTCATAACAATGTTAGAATATTTTGGCATTAAAATATTCTCCTTTCTTTATCTTAGTGTTTTGACAATCCTTTTTTGCCCATACAGACGTTCTTGCTACCTGAGCTATTTTTATGGAAACTTTATCAGTATCAAATTCTTTGTCTCTTTCGCAAACTCCAAAAGCCTTTCTGAAAATCCTGTTCTGCTAAAGAGAATATAAAGTTCTTTTTTCTCAGGAAATACCTTTACATTTTCTGCTTTTTTCTTAAGGTTAAAAAATACATCAATATCAATTACATTTTGCGAATATTTGCATTCACCAAAAACAACATGACCTGTATTTTTACCAATTCCTACTATATCAATCTCCGACTTTGAATCCCACCACTTGCCTACTCTGTCTAACTGAATATCAATCTCTTTTGTTTTTATTAAATCCATTAAAATTTGCCTGCAAATTTCTTCATAAACAAAACTTATGTGATTTGTCACAATTTTTGACTTGATATTTTCAACTACATATTTAGTATTGTCAAGTTCTAATTGTTCTCTGTAGGGATATACAAACTTAAACCAGAAATCTATAAAATTATCGTTTATAAAATATAACCCTCTTTTGCTCTTTTCTGGATACTCCTCTGTTATTGGAACTTCTCTTCTTACAATATCAAGGTCCATCAAAGTATTCAAATACTTTGTAAGTTTTGTTTGCGCTACAGAAAGGCTCTGGGCAATCTGGCTGAGTTTATGGTTTCCAAGCGCAATGCTTTTAATTATCGAAAAATAGCTTCCTACCTCATGAACTTCCTTTTCAAGCAAAAATACAGGCTCTTCATATAAGAAGCTCTGTCTGCTTAGAATATTTTCTTCAATTGCCTTGTAAATATCGCCTTCAAACTTGAACATCTCTAAATATTTTGGAACCCCGCCAACGATGGAATATATCCATATAAATTGGTCCTCTGACACTTCAGGAAAAAATTCTTTTGCTTCTTTGAATGAAAACTGCTTTAGCTTTATTTGTCCTGTTCTTCTACCGTACAAAGGACTTGAATAAGAAAGAGCATGTTCTTGCATCATTCCCACCAAAGAACCACTCAAAATAAGCATAAAACTGTGGTTTTTTAGCTTTTCATCCCAGATTCTTTGAACAACCGAAGCAAAAGCTGGGTTTGTTTTGCACAAGTTTTGAAATTCATCAAATACTATCACTACTTTTTTACCAATTTTTGAATTTACTATAACATCAAAAATATCATCCCAACCTACACCAGATAATCTTTCAATCAAAGGATTTTTTAAAAAATTGCTTACAGCTTTTTTAAAATACTCTATGTTTTGATTCTCCGCCTCTTCAGAAGCCAAAAAATAAATAGCAGGCTTGTGTTGAATAAATTTTTTAATAAGTGCAGTCTTGCCAATTCTCCTTCTTCCATAAATAACAACAAGCGATGAATTTTGCTCTCGATACTGTTTCTCTAAAAAATTAAGTTCTTTGCTGCGGTTTATAAATCTTCTCATAAAAATCACCTCATGTTTATTATACTCTATTTTATTATACTTTAAAGTATATTTTGTGTGTCAGCGTGAAGATTATCTTCAATATCATATCATCTTTATTTTTTTCTTTTTAAACAATTTTGTTCTTTTCTCTTTACTTGTCAAAAACATTTTTTAGAGATGTTTGATGTGAATGCTGCTAGTTTTTGAGTCTGTTTAGAATTGAATAAAATGTATTTTCCTTGCCTTGATTAGTTATATTAAAGAGTTCTCAGAAATTCAAGCACAGCATCGTTTGCATTTTGGACATAGATAGGCAACGGTACTGCTTCTAAGCCAATTGCATCATAGCTTACAAGTAGCCAGCATCCTTTTTTGAACTTGAATGTCTGCTTGAACATATCTTCACTAATACCAAAAGCATCTGTTATTCTCTCCTGGTCAGACTTTCTCGGGAGCTTGCTGACAAAGTATGTATGCGGCTGTGCCATAATATTGGTGTTAAGGTAAGTAATCCTCTGGGTTGCAATACCTATCCCCAAGCCAAATTTTCTTCCTCGCCTTGCTAAGTGCATCACAACCTCACTTGAACGCTCGTATGAATCCTTTGCATCCTGTGGAATGAACTCATCAGCCTCGTCAAATATGAAACTTACAACAGGGTCAATCTTGCCGCTTCTGCGCCTGTCTTCAAAAATTGCCATGCCAATCTGATATGCAAGATTTCGCAGCTCGTCCGGGTCATGCGACTGGAATATTATAAGCGCTTTGTCGTCTGGTCTGTTGAGGATATCAATAAGTTTTTTCTGGTCAATAACATTTTCATTTGAAAATCCAAACTCTTTAAGTTCCTCATACCTCTTTTTCAGCTCA
This window encodes:
- a CDS encoding CRISPR-associated protein; this translates as MPKYSNIVMTGGISVFFSSEKKSNVFYEYFKEFYENKNSYKGQDLNKVLTEICKEKEITDEEIQRLVKEKPNQVSAEFSMLNGLKEKELLDDKFSVSIIHSDTPDGIMAALINKKVIELIFEGSTVFMAEVEDVDVSNEVKLQRSLGNFMQVVAKELLKGSKETTFFAPIGGYKYMTYLGYVAGALFGYPSGYMYEKDQKLLVVPPIPIEINFDLIAKNKNFIANLLKAGQLSYQELSEAEKEVVDTMPYFFEKIVVDGQEIVSPNAFAQFIFEDYINTTIKVSTEVKELINKNEQYKNFIHNQLMELIKKVKLYFKNYREYQGLKGELQHNETWGINKPYIYKGVSNGSKFVFRCAYDFDNINSVLSIYKIWLKHDEYEDDCEKIAKGKKMIDMDKNKLVEIDIEEE
- a CDS encoding ATP-binding protein, giving the protein MRRFINRSKELNFLEKQYREQNSSLVVIYGRRRIGKTALIKKFIQHKPAIYFLASEEAENQNIEYFKKAVSNFLKNPLIERLSGVGWDDIFDVIVNSKIGKKVVIVFDEFQNLCKTNPAFASVVQRIWDEKLKNHSFMLILSGSLVGMMQEHALSYSSPLYGRRTGQIKLKQFSFKEAKEFFPEVSEDQFIWIYSIVGGVPKYLEMFKFEGDIYKAIEENILSRQSFLYEEPVFLLEKEVHEVGSYFSIIKSIALGNHKLSQIAQSLSVAQTKLTKYLNTLMDLDIVRREVPITEEYPEKSKRGLYFINDNFIDFWFKFVYPYREQLELDNTKYVVENIKSKIVTNHISFVYEEICRQILMDLIKTKEIDIQLDRVGKWWDSKSEIDIVGIGKNTGHVVFGECKYSQNVIDIDVFFNLKKKAENVKVFPEKKELYILFSRTGFSERLLEFAKETKNLILIKFP